taaTTTAATTCAGATCAATAATAGGCAtatgtttcattttattttcatttgctAAATTCAAAAAATGGTTGTCATCACTGTTCATCACCGCAGTATTTTTTACAGCATTACTTTTCTCATAGGAAatgtttgatttgcttttctatttcctgttttcattttttaaaaattatttttattttcaaaaaattaaaattttaaaaatatgtttgatttgattttttattttttattttcagactataaaaatattaaaaacttatgatatattgacttttgtattttaaaatttatttaaaattacctttttttatcaccatgtttttattttacccAGAATGAGATCTGAAAACACTAAAAACaggatttttgttttcattttctgattcgtttgacaaaatattttcattaaaaatatttttaaaaattcaaccaaacacattttcatcattattttctgttttcattttcactgaaaacagggaaaaaccaaacacaccctaagcTTCACCatccaaattccaaaatttCCAAATTCATCAGTTTTATTCTCTGATACTTTTTTCGGTTTCTCTTCATTATGGAACCATCTTATGGCTGTACAAGCGGCTAATTGCCGGTTTTCAAATTGAGTttgatcaatttaatttaatagttagTATGCAAAAAACACGGATTCCAACACAcgcacatatatataaatacaagtattaaacaaaatatacataaatactGTATAAATAATTGTGATGACAAAATGCTAATAGAGCCAGCTATTCTGCTAAATGATAAACTAAACAAATTGTCTAACTAGATCATAGCCAACTGCACCTCATCATATCACGATATATCATTCAGGTCACGTGATTAACCAAAAGCAGTTAAGCTAAGTTTACATATTTTCTACATTTGATACCATGTTGACATGttcaataaaatttgaattacttGCATGCTTTAATCTAAAGAGAGCGAACACtttaaatgaaaacaaatagTTGCTGCCCTAAATGTTCCGATATCAGACAGTCTGAAATgaaattcttaagaaaactgTTTCTAACATGGATCACGGGAAAAACTTTCCTGCTAACTCACAATATTTAACTACACATGAACCCTTGTCCCCCTTTTTCACGTATTGGCAAGGATCATGCTTAATACACATCCCAAAAGTCAAATCACCTCGCATCTATGTATGGTGACCGAATTAGATAGgtacaaaaaaaatgagagggGACCAACTGTAATCAGATGATGAAAACTGTGAAGATCAGCGATGAATAGCATCATCCTATTTGCAAGTTTTTCCTCTAAATACTTAACTATGAAACTGGAATTACACAAAAGACAAATGGCGTTTCACACATCACTCTGCTTCCCCCTCTAAAAATGATAAACAGTAACACATAGCCTACCTCACTAGTGATTATAGGCTTGAAAATAATGCCAGTTGCATAGGAACCAGATACAAGTTGTATACACGGTTAAAGCCCATCTCACACCATATACAGACTGAGCAACGCAAAATTGAATGCTTTAGACATGGTTAAAGCTCAACTTCATTCAACATTCAGCCAACTTTTCTATTATCAGCATCAACTTTAAGGGTGCAAATTCTAAGTTTGACGAACCCGATCACGCCAAGACCCATTTTGCTTGGCCAGCACCTGAAACCAAATATAGCGGGATTacttaaattatttgttatgaTTATCCATGTGCACTGTGGCATAGAAAAATGCTTACTGTTTCACTTAAGAGGCTTGTAACcagttcttttttatcagtcTCCTTCTCATTATCCCTTTCAGGCTCACTGTCTGTACTGGTGGGAGGCAGAAGTGCTGTAGCACCAAACATAGCTTCCTCATGAGCAGCTTGTATTTGTTCCTCCCTTCTTGCCTACATAACAATATGAGATTCAGTATTCCAAACATTGATCAGGCATGTACATCAAGAAGGAGCTAAATTGGCTTCTTGAACATAAGAGATGAGGAAGATACCTTAACTGCAGAAAATCTGAAACTTTGGCCAATGTGCTTGACTAAGGACGCATCATCTTCAGCAACTGCAGATGGAAGGCTTGTACAATCAATTCTATTAAGTTCAACCCAAATCCATCACTACTTACTGCCAATTACAAGCAAATATAGCTGGAAGGAAAGACCACCATTCAATGATGCAAAAGTATAAACTGATAAAACCACAAATAAATACTCTAGAAGTATAATGATTGACAAGCATACAATAAGTAATCAATATTGAGAAAGATGTTACTTTAATTTCTACTAACAAAATGCATGAAACATTCACACTATATAAAACCgtgttaattaaattaaaaaggagaACTGAGGAGAAGCACAGGGAGACCCAAAAAAATGTCTAGATAGAAATGATATCTGTCATAATGTTTTACTAACTTTTATCAAGAATGGAGAACAGCCAGCAATAAAGTAAATTGTACTTACAGTCTTACAcccttaaaaaagaattaacaaCAAAAAGGATTAAATTGAAGAATCATATGTACAAACTGTAAAGAAATCCGACAAATACATTTACTATTTAGAATAACAACATTAAGAAACAAGTCTGACCTTCAACTTCTTCATCATCAAGAGGGGCATCCTTGTTAAACTCAAATCGCTCCCAGCCCTCACCCTTTTCTGAATCCTGTGCAGCTGCATTTAAAAGTATTAAGAATCtgagaaaagaaataactaCCATATGTATAAATCATCTCATTTGGCAAGCTAGAAagcaaatatttataaattataatttatatcaacACTTCAAgtatgaaatattaaaattttggttCATAATACCTAGCCTCATTCATATATACCACTAGATAATAGCAAACTAAACCAGTTTGTAATATAAAATGATCATATACTACGAGAAGATCAGAGAAGGCAAGGAATACATTCAAGCCAAAAAAACTAAGTTTTCCATGTAGATTAACATGATAATTTATTGAAGGTCATTCTTAAACTAGTTCACTCAAAAAAAGATTTTCAGAACACTTAATATCAGTGTTACATAGAGCAAGAAAAGTAATTTACTTCAAAACATATGGAGAAAATACCCTGAAGATATTTTGCCTTACCAGTTTCAGAAAGCTGAAGCTTCATCTTGGCTTTGACTCTTTCAGCAGATGACTGTAGACAATAGCAACAACAGATGTCCATGAATCATCAATCATGACACACAAATTTCAGCCAATAGTAAAGAGAGTTTAGAAAAAAACGTGTTGCTGACATTTctctttaaaatattatcaaattagAAAATAGAGAATATTCATTAGAAATGAATGAAAAGTTGATCCTTTCTTCCCTTTCCTTCCAAAACCTTACTCACTAACATTTCCTCAAGAGTAAAGTCACCAAGTTAGAGATCCTATAGAGGGTTTCAACCTTGAAGACACTACTACTTGCATCGTTCAGACAATTAGCTTGGCATGGTGCAATCATTCAttcaaattgaaatataaaaatcaaagtatCACGCATAATGAATCCAGTATTCAGCATTATGGTGACTGAGTCCCTAAAGAATGCAGCTTCAGCACAATCcattatgtttaaatttattccTCTAAAACAGTCACCTCAATCTCATATCAATCATACACAAACTAGCTTTATGCCATAAcattaaaacatcatttcatcTGCCCAAATCACtggaaccaaaaaaaaaaaaaaagatttttaaagtGTTAACGTACCATGCGGTCATAACCTGGAATTAGCTTGTAATAATCAATCTCAgcattcttcctcttcttcgtttcACTCACTTTCCCTCTATCGTTCGCGTCTTTCTCCGACCTGCGTTGCTTGCGAGGAGAAACGCTTCTACTCCTCCGTCTCCCTCTCTCCCTATGCCGATGTCTTTCTCTACTCCTACTTCGCCTCCGCGATTCCCTGTATCTATCTCTGCTTCGTCTTCTACTTCTATCGCTATCGCTGCTCGAAACCCTAGACTCGGAAGAGGGCTTTTTCTTGAGCTTGTGGTGGATGGATTGAAGCTGCGCTTGCTTCTCAGAGTTTGAAGGCGCAGTGGAGGAGGCTTTGACGAATTTGGAGAGGAAGGAGGAGGGTTTTGGAACGTCGTCGTTTGGCGCGGAAGAGGAAAAGCCGAGACCTTGCTTGAACCTCGCGGCTCCCTCGCCCTTACGGCTCAGCTCGTCGTAGTATGCCGctgctttttcttcttccatctctacttttcacttttcaatttcattcttcGTCCATCCCTACAGATCCCAAGTAACAACCCTTCATCACTCTCGGAATTGAGACAAATATTATGTAAGGAAAGAGAATACATGAAGAAAacgtatataaaaataaataaaatgtattattatatgaatagataatatattaatgtataaaataatttgtttatttttataataaatattttaaaaatcatttctgacacaatttaaaattaattaaacacaaAAATTGTTACGCCAATTGTGCATACAAATTGAACTTTAATTATAGGTTTAATTATTATGCCGGTCTcacatttttactaaatttacAATTGCGTCTCACATCTTTTTCCTTTAATTGAATTCCTGatctttttaattgaattctccgtctcttgattttttctgtctattttgttgttataaaaatttaagttCATACACCTAATTAGATGTCATATGGTAGACTTATgcttttaaagtatattttaagtacaactaaatcaattataataaagtttcaatctttataatttgttcaatacaagtattttttaagtctctcataatttgtttttcaaatctgtttaaataagattttgagaTTAAgctttatggataaaaaaaatatataattgaaaaaaaaaatctattaatatATGACAAACTAAGTTATTTGgtgaaaacttaaaaaaaaaatcgaaggaAGAAGAGTTTCTAGGTGGATTTCATGGATTATAATCATTCGTCCAATTTTTAATGGAAAACACTATAAAAATATTGCCgtaaaaaaagattataaaatatatacatttgttttctttcttaccAAATGa
This region of Glycine soja cultivar W05 chromosome 17, ASM419377v2, whole genome shotgun sequence genomic DNA includes:
- the LOC114393921 gene encoding RNA-binding protein 25-like, with amino-acid sequence MEEEKAAAYYDELSRKGEGAARFKQGLGFSSSAPNDDVPKPSSFLSKFVKASSTAPSNSEKQAQLQSIHHKLKKKPSSESRVSSSDSDRSRRRSRDRYRESRRRSRSRERHRHRERGRRRSRSVSPRKQRRSEKDANDRGKVSETKKRKNAEIDYYKLIPGYDRMSSAERVKAKMKLQLSETAAQDSEKGEGWERFEFNKDAPLDDEEVEVAEDDASLVKHIGQSFRFSAVKARREEQIQAAHEEAMFGATALLPPTSTDSEPERDNEKETDKKELVTSLLSETVLAKQNGSWRDRVRQT